attaaatatattaaagattgTAATAGATAAGTAATtctgtaattttgtttaatttggcAAAAATATagctattcaatttttaaaagtttagccGGGCgcagtttacatattatgtaacatatgtcacctttttacatttgataaaactCGAGCGCAGTTTACATATCACCTTTTTACACACGATAAGAACTCGGGCGCAGTTTACATGTATGATTTCGTGTTTACCTGTGCGTTGGGCGCAGTTTACAATCGCCGAAAAAACGAGCGAAAGCTGAACGCTAAATTACCTACCAgctcaatataaaatgtagtgaatattatatacttaatgtgtatatattttattcatatacatcaTACTGATACTACGGGTTCATTTTTCCGATGTCTCATTAGTATGAAACGAGtatagtgtttaatattaattataaactatttacatTAAACTGTACCTATTAAACTgtcttattaatattgtaattagaaTTGAATTCCATAAATAaagattatcattataatttgcaattggttttaataatacgaTTTGTTTAACATGACGACATAGATAGGCCAaataatgagtaggtacatCAGTATATTGAGCGCAGTTTTCCATTATATTATCgtgaatgtaatataatttttaattctcatagcatttattttcaatacatcaaagtataataaattgtacgagTTGTAGACatataaaatgtctatacaTACAGAGTGTTTCACGTAGCATGATCACctgaattttttcattaaatcattaattttttaaaattctgatttttggaatttttaaatattcctcaagtcttaaatttttaaaatttttgtagtaggtacttaagacTAACCTGTGTCGatacaaaaatcatatttatcaaatgataaccttttatactgtaaattatttaatgaataactttttgaaaacgttgattacctaatttaaaattcgagcgaatagtttttcaattactaatgtttttaataaggATAATAGTAGTTCATAAAAATGGTtgggtatataaaaatatataagatgtatcatataatatagggaGTTAAAAGGGAGTTCTCATTTTAAGGACACTcattaagtagtacaaaaaatctcaactattttaaaatataatctttaattaaaaatttcaaaaataatattttgaataactgaatttttgaaaaaaaaaacggtggTATGCATGCTTATGCATGTTCATATCCCTCTATAGCGACAAAAATTGAGAACTGATAGATTGTAATCACTTTTTATTTTGCaagcaaaaaaatatgattttgtttcattttttacattttatgcaGTACCTAACCATTAATTGTAGTGAATTCgtcaaactatatttataatagaaaattaagaCCATAATTGGCGGTTTCACTCATACCACACCCGATTCCCAGATGACCTCACTACGTCACTTTAGCAATAATGGTTACTGGtccgtttttaaaaaactgtatCCGTCCCATCAACCTAATCGCGTCACTTAACCATTTCtcggttttaaataaaaaaatgcacttGACATACACTCCAAATCaactttttgtaaaataaatgtaactattttatttgtattctatGATCTAAAATTGCCTTTAGAGTGATTGaatcaaaattatgataaatcctagttatattataaaaagaggTAGTTATCAGAATatcattactataaaatatatagacgagttgacgaccataataataatataattctatatgaatcaatataatgacaatacccttactcaaaagtattttaaaNNNNNNNNNNNNNNNNNNNNNNNNNNNNNNNNNNNNNNNNNNNNNNNNNNNNNNNNNNNNNNNNNNNNNNNNNNNNNNNNNNNNNNNNNNNNNNNNNNNNccatagacctattaactaaactattagttaataggtctattaTGTGAACAGTATATTTTCAGGTAGGCAATTTAACTGTGGTAGATTGCGGACACAGCAAGGTGggtgataaaataaaaccttataaaactatattagtatatttttgtacttgaaaaaaatgtttatgcagtgtacctaaaataatattgaaatcataGTTGATCNNNNNNNNNNNNNNNNNNNNNNNNNNNNNNNNNNNNNNNNNNNNNNNNNNNNNNNNNNNNNNNNNNNNNNNNNNNNNNNNNNNNNNNNNNNNNNNNNNNNATTCCGAATTTTtaggagtatttaatatttatatattcatatattttgcgggttattttattttaatttatttttacagacaAATCGGCGAAGTTGTACATACGAgtagctttgtgaaataattcgtatataatataacctgcaACCAGCAAccgttaataaacaaaataaaaagtttcaatttccacTCAGACCACTGTGAATCAGTGCCGCATTAAGTCAATTTGCCGcctctatatatttaaaaaaaatatcatatgatTTTCACCTCTCTTTTTTCGCTATCATAAACACagcagaattatattttaatacgtttctccgttagttttaaaatattaaagagttACCTACATAGTAAGTACTTAGTAACCTATACAatgaatttatacttaatttttctttttaaacatattatttattaaatattcataatacaattaattagaattataattaaaaattaaaaatagtaaattaaaatacatttttattcaacttatattaatttttttcttgatttcaaaactgcaaatttattttttcacagtTCACAGTGTGAATCttaagatccctgtttgaccacctttttaaaatatgaatatcaaaaaatcctttcttaatgTACAATTAGATCATTAAAGGAACCGCTATTGGCTATTCCATATATCAAGTGACAAGTACGtaggttttgtattttaaaaccaatattgtatatttaaattagatattgatTGATAGAAGGTGtcactattgtattattatagcccCTTATTTCCCCTTTAAGggttgaatttccaaaaatcctttcttaacGGATGCCTACATCATAATAGTTATCTGTATGCCAAACTTCAGCCCGATCCGTCAAATGTGTTGATAGATCAGTCATTCAGCgtactgttatatattatacagatttacTCTGAAAGTTTGAAATAGGTACACAGATAGATACCatcattaaatataggtacttaattgataaaaataaaataaaaagggtTAAAATCGGTGTTAACCAAAACttgctatttttaaaaaccgaaaccaaaactgATTCCGAAACTTTAGGTTTTTGAGAATCAAAACTtaaacccaaaccgataaaatcataaagtttaAGTAAGATTAGGTTCCTGAattcgaatatataatatatttatacatactttttGAACATACGCAGCGTGGTTATTGACATTTTactttatctttaaaattaccTTCCTATATTGTTATNNNNNNNNNNNNNNNNNNNNNNNNNNNNNNNNNNNNNNNNNNNNNNNNNNNNNNNNNNNNNNNNNNNNNNNNNNNNNNNNNNNNNNNNNNNNNNNNNNNNNNNNNNNNNNNNNNNNNNNNNNNNNNNNNNNNNNNNNNNNNNNNNNNNNNNNNNNNNNNNNNNNNNNNNNNNNNNNNNNNNNNNNNNNNNNNNNNNNNNNNNNNNNNNNNNNNNNNNNNNNNNNNNNNNNNNNNNNNNNNNNNNNNNNNNNNNNNNNNNNNNNNNNNNNNNNNNNNNNNNNNNNNNNNNNNNNNNNNNNNNNNNNNNNNNNNNNNNNNNNNNNNNNNNNNNNNNNNNNNNNNNNNNNNNNNNNNNNNNNNNNNNNNNNNNNNNNNNNNNNNNNNNNNNNNNNNNNNNNNNNNNNNNNNNNNNNNNNNNNNNNNNNNNNNNNNNNNNNNNNNNNNNNNNNNNNNNNNNNNNNNNNNNNNNNNNNNNNNNNNNNNNNNNNNNNNNNNNNNNNNNNNNNNNNNNNNNNNNNNNNNNNNNNNNNNNNNNNNNNNNNNNNNNNNNNNNNNNNNNNNNNNNNNNNNNNNNNNNNNNNNNNNNNNNNNNNNNNNNNNNNNNNNNNNNNNNNNNNNNNNNNNNNNNNNNNNNNNNNNNNNNNNNNNNNNNNNNNNNNNNNNNNNNNNNNNNNNNNNNNNNNNNNNNNNNNNNNNNNNNNNNNNNNNNNNNNNNNNNNNNNNNNNNNNNNNNNNNNNNNNNNNNNNNNNNNNNNNNNNNNNNNNNNNNNNNNNNNNNNNNNNNNNNNNNNNNNNNNNNNNNNNNNNNNNNNNNNNNNNNNNNNNNNNNNNNNNNNNNNNNNNNNNNNNNNNNNNNNNNNNNNNNNNNNNNNNNNNNNNNNNNNNNNNNNNNNNNNNNNNNNNNNNNNNNNNNNNNNNNNNNNNNNNNNNNNNNNNNNNNNNNNNNNNNNNNNNNNNNNNNNNNNNNNNNNNNNNNNNNNNNNNNNNNNNNNNNNNNNNNNNNNNNNNNNNNNNNNNNNNNNNNNNNNNNNNNNNNNNNNNNNNNNNNNNNNNNNNNNNNNNNNNNNNNNNNNNNNNNNNNNNtattttaattttaaagcaagctatgggtattttaaaattgtaaattgtttgtacatcttaaagtactcataactcacttaaaaattaaaatatactaaaaatctcatgaggttgtctagataataatcttacctttagattttataagagatcaattcactctaatttttaaaccaacggagctacacgtgttttgccgagtgtataatttgctatattatgcacttgtaagacggagacaacacatgcgggtataacgtcctcttaagaactagtttttaagtataaagtaaGATGCAATGTCATtgcatatgttataatattgttgtgtaaaCATGacatatgtgttattattattctgattcaaatacataaataaacatgatgtgaaaatacaaaaatataattatattaacttatttaaatcacgacaatacattatgttaaagtaaataatacataatatcaaaaattaaagcaTAATCATTGATTGTTTAGTGTTTGTTGGTAAGGGACTTTTTTCCCTAGATTTGTAGtagactaataatttaaaatacctaaatagattagaaataattttctctctagcttataataaataaaacatgtaaataatagTTTGGATCGGTGAATGACAATGACCTTGGATAATTGTAATgagtttttttgatattaatatatagctCATTCATTCAAACCAtagattatttgtttttaaattgttatcattgaTACAATTGTAGCATTGTTCTATGAGTATGATATGCAaagcaaattaattttaaaatagataatttgaTAGATTACTGTCTTAATGTCGTTTGCACTATTGGCCACATCACTTTTTTAATTGACtgtttaaaacaaacattatttttgccGTTATGACAATGTGcataattatatgcatattataaattattcacagTATTTAGAGTAAATGACAATAAtgtcaatgatatatatttttgcattcattcaattttgagaaataaaattatattatacatttggtttatattaatacttgagtaaaaaaaaatgtaaacaaacttTTAGGAgtgattaataaacaaaaaattgtctaaatatagattattgatattaaaatataaagattactCATACAGTTATATCTTATATGTATAAAAGATGCGCACTATACAATGTATTGTCttcatatcataattattttggtacttaatattataaaattaaacaaaaaaagataaagaaaataacaacgtaaacttaaaactaaaaatgatttttacagGTACTAAGTTAAGGAGATTATAAGGGAAAAATaagatacatataaaataattccaacaacacaaattaataatataaccaaaagTGCAGAaaatctttataaataaaataatttttttagcctGAATGATTACATTGATGTAGGTGTCCAGAAGTTCATCTCTCTCAGCTCTGTAGGTTTGGGTTTTATGGATAAATTAGTGGAAGACAATGGTTTAGGGAATCGCTTAGATTCTTTATCAGATAATTCTTCTTGTGAATCAGCTCTGTGTGAaaataagtttgataatatcCACGATGAGCCATGTTTATCTCCAGATGATTCTTCTTGAAACGGTGCTGTGAAATAAGGATTTTTACGCATCAATCGTGGTGATCCAGGTGGTGAACTTATGGGACTGGCTGGGAGCGATTTGCTGTTCCGTCGCTTAGATAACATTGATGGTGACGGTCCTACGACAAGAATATCTTGAGGACCCGAAGAACGTCCTTGATATGCTCTCCGTCCAGACACCATTTGATGTGCCATAGCCACAATAGATTTACCACATTCGGAAGCTCCACTTTTAAAACCATCATCAATTCCTAATGATTTTGGAGGGTCAGTTATATTTTCACCCAAACTTGCAGCTGCTACTGCATCTATAAAATGTGTACAGAgatcagttaaaaatatattaaagattgttaaaaatcaagtatttttaaaaagaaaagtgttttatactttgtatattAGAATAGTTGtagtatttaactatttaagtattattattactatcaatgATAGACAGATGATTGCCAACATAGTTCACACTTAAGTCTTAACATATCTAACTAACTGtcatttaatcaataaattaaataaagtgcaatgaatacattttctatagtaatgtttagtttttgatttaatttcaagatataatatggtataatagataattaataataatcaagcaAGGGCGCCTGCAAAAAATATAAGCCGGAGAGGGAGGGCAAACCTAAAAATCACTGATAATATAGcacatactatattttttttacatgtaataAAACAGCTCATATTAACTAAAATAGCAGGAGGCATAGCTCCTCCCAGAACTCCTCCCCCCAATGGAGCAACGTAATTATGTGTTTAACACTAAGATTCAAAATAAATCACTCCAAAATGATTTCAGAACAAAAAcacttattatcaaaattaaaggcCACAATATTTATTAGGGCACTACAAaacttttttcagtttttcaaattacaaCGGTTGTTTAGaagcaaacaattattttaactttctcAAATTactataactttttaacaacaattaatttaaaaagaaagcTGCGtggtaatattatcaattacccaatagttaatttagataattttaagatttttatttgtagttcaATGCCGAAGTCATTCATTAAGACTATAGttttgctatattatgtaggGCTAtgattaaatgtgttttttaaaaacatcctTGCCCAAAGGCCATAAACAAATAGCTATGCCACTGGATCTGAGTATGCAGGTATGCTCTAGACTTTGAAACTTAGGACGGCTGTCGGTTAAGCCCGGTTTCATTACAAGGGTTTGAccaactttttttcaaatggtaatacggtataatcatattttgaagGTTTCCTCTGTTtggtaagtatacatttaattttaatgaaaaaaaaaaaatatgtaacagtGTCTAAAATTACAATTGTTAGATTACTAATGatctaacataaaataattaagtttaaataaatgaataactttatgtaagtattttctataactataatagattacaaatttatttatgattttaggaaataacaaattattttaaataataattttcggaacactaacatattattactcgTATTATTATCATGTCTGTTCACAGGTCAGATCATATTTACGCAGTAGGAAATGTAATTGTGGAgtggcatattttattatatttagacagTGTGGGCCATGAGTCATTTAAAGTGTATCGTTTAATTAGTTACATAGTATTACTCGTAGTTTGTAATCTTAAACCCACGTGATATTTTAATCGATAAATAAATCTacgtttcaaattaatataatatacataattagatataataaatcagcataaatatttaatatttttcatcataaaaccctattataatttaaccacagtcaaaataacattttaataatatgtataccatctgaatcctaaataataaaacagacaaaatataaactttagtaaatacaaatatgtaatttataaatacatacattatattagtaataaaaattacaaaatagtctttacttttcaaaaaatttaaaaataagtcaataaaGGTAGTGCATACGATTATTGTACTTACTAACTGTAAGTTaagccttttttttattatacatttcaagttttgttaattttgtagttccattataatataaaggtaattTGTAAACCTCGGCAGAATATAGGTTAGATAAAAAGGTTATTAAAAGGTCTAACGTAAACACTGCCAGTTTTCTATCTTAGCTGTAAgtaatgggtataataatatggaaactcCGCTAGTGTTATAAGGACTTTTAACATTAGATAAATACCTACGTTGACATCCGTTGCgatgagataataataatcatgccgatattactaaaattgtttaagaggacgtcgtacccgcatgtgttgtctccgtcttacaaacgtacgacagcaaattttcgtttgctagtttcaatagggtgctgtcatttttgattttggaGTGAATTGACccattatcaaacttttaggtaataACATAATCTGTgccctctcgttggtttttNNNNNNNNNNNNNNNNNNNNNNNNNNNNNNNNNNNNNNNNNNNNNNNNNNGatgataggtcaattcactctaaaatcaaaaatgacagtatccctattgaaactagcaaacaaaaaattgctataacgtacgtgtgtaagacggagacaacacatgcgggtgcgacgtcctcttaatgcgTCGAATcgattcatttattattaaaggggAACGGAAAAAAAGTCGCGGGGAAAAACGTATCCGGAAAAAAAGTCTCGGTCTTGAAAATCGGTATCGCAATGATGACGAGTTCAATATATTCTGTTGTATGATAGACGGGTTAGCATTTCTCCCACTAGAGTTTGTTGAAGACGGTTTTgtcatacttaaaaaatattgtcccAGTTGGAGCTGaagatttacttttatatttcgaCCATACATATGTAAAAGGAAAATTTCGCCCAGGTAGaccatgtaaaaataatatagtataataatataaaataatataatatattatataatatttgaaatttaataattaatttatacatatataataacaagTTTATAGGTTTatccaggggcggattggcctatcgggaaatcgggaaacttcccgatgggccagttcttgtgagggccggcagggccggtataattattataatatatttacaaaaacaaattatatttttataatttaagcataaaatatattaagaaaatcaaatacctacgaaggtattatttttaatatcttaaactattgcaattcatagaaggaattttggtattaacactattttccctacaattcatgctaatgtattatttagaaatctgtggtattggtatttcattatttattttttatattgtatggtagaattcagttagttgcgtgataatattgataaccttattttatcattatttatgtgtattttgattttgaacttttttacataAACGAGTTACCGAGTcagttacaatatttacaaacgTGTGTTTAGTGTAAAAAATCAATTGAACTGTGCAATTTAAATGATGTGTGAAGCTggtgaaaaacgaaaaaaggGTGGCGCTGAAAAGGTATacgagaaaaaaagaaataactgTTAATGggaactatttacgtggaacattgttttagattttcaatcttaagctataaaagtcgaacattttataaatttttaatttgataaattttgtcttaattcgaactttaaatgcatgtgCGCccatgtaattttaatatttttcaattgctattgtaacaatatatcagaagccttgtattaaattttcacgctttttgacccaaccaataacattttatttttatttatagaaaaaaaaactaaaaaaatttaaatttaaaatgttccgtAAAAAGATCAAAGATTTTTGAATATAGATCaaagatcaaattattttcaaaattgtatatggtgtatacaaaatgctaatataaacattcagtgaaattttcaagtatctacagtcattcgttttttaattacaacaaaataataaaaccgttacatgagaaattgagtgaatatcaaatgtaaaaatatgaatttcaaacgcccttaaaaatttaatttgactttcttctagacatttttttttttgcttaaggtagaaaaatttatgaggaatcttgtattacatttacaaatcttagatttaaaaataaaatgttttatgaatttctaactcaaaataatttgcaaattttcgtgatttttccatattttgtcaatatttgaactttaaatgcttataaaaaaaattgtgtcaatggatttttaatttttttcatctgcctttgaaacaatatactaggagccttctattaaattttcaagcttttttaaccaacaaataaaatttttttgatatttatagaaaaaaaaagtaataatatagttcaaaacaaatcaagatattttgaaaatgttatcgtgtatagaaaatgctataaacgacctgtgaaaatttaatgtatatatacgttcattttttttagagataCACCAAAAACCCTAATcaattttgtggaaaaccgattttgcggaaaatttcccgtttttccttaatttttatgttgttttccttagcgcttttgaaaactattggaaattttaaattttgacctcctcatgcatcaacaatattcactttcccatcgaacaagataccgAAGTTGAAAATCCaatcattatttcgactacttatcttACACAGACCTGTAagagttattgtttttaagctATAAAACCTAGTACATACTtataaagaaatttttttttcactaaaaacAAACAGCCTTTGCGTTAGTATTTCGCTTTAAACTGGTTGtacaaaaaagtttcaaatagaaaattatatatagtagatattagacccaaaatgattttttgaatattgaatatatttattaaatatacaattaaaagttTAACCCTGATGCCATACAACCCGATGCAAAAGAAATCCACCGTCCATAATATAGGTTGAGTTAGAAGTAGGTATAACCAGTCCAACAAgacttaattgatttaaaacagTGGAATAATGCGGATTTATTAGTTTTTCGCATACCTACTTCATTAAACAGAGCCAAAGAGATAATTCAAATTCTAAATATTcattgtattgttaaaaaaagaaGGCGTATAAACCTAACAACCGGCTTTTTCTTTGAATCATTTTATGCATACATACATCatgctataaaaattgaatattttataaatttttatctacaaaatcattttttaattttaaatgcttatcaaaaattatgactagatatttttaatatttttcaaatgatattgtaacgcaatatatcaggaattttgtattacattttcaaactttttttttaaacgaataaaatttcattgacattcatagaaaaaattggaaactgaaaatgtccattaacacttcaaaacaaataaaaatattttgaaaattttatcgtgtatagaaaatactaatataaacaaccagtgaaaatgtcatgtttctacagtcatttgttttagagttacaccataaaccaaaatcgatttcgtcaaaaactgattttgcgtaaaaattcccgttttcccttattttttttttcgtttttgaccAGAGCTCAAAAGTATCATTCTATCAATCATGCTCAATttcatgtttaaataattatataatataaatgtgtacgagttttttctcaaaaaaatcttgcacaataattgttattatataatatctaaagcTAGGCCTTAGTGCATTACTATCCGTCCTTTATGCTTtactaatgtaaataatattagtttttacaataaaaaataccttGTTAAATGTTTggtttcaaaatatgtaataaactcctataatgttgttaataagattaatttcataaaaaaaacccatttaataacacaaataataagaTAAGGCAATGTTTGTTTTAGATATTGTTGAATAGAATGttccataaaaaaatcaactaaaaaCAAACTTATTCCAATTATAACAATCAAATAGTAGTTaagtgtacacatttttttgaacTGTATTTAATGACTAACACGTGTTAtatattgtcaatataatattatttaatatatatgtaggtaatataggtGGGAATAtcttttaacaattaattattaagatgaGTCAGGCTAGCGAAATAATATTTGCTGAGGTGACACTAATATTTTGCCATATAACACCGCTGCATGTGCACGGGCAATCATGTCATTGAGTGATTCGGGGGTACCATAGGTTTGACAATTGTACGCGAGAACTGAGAAGCGACAGTCATAGTACAGGATAAGTATGTTTGTTTAACACCCGAATAAAAGTGTTTTTCTGACCTGAagtttgtttgaatattattttaagtcttCTACATTCTTACCTTTTAAAAAGGGACGGTGCAGGGATATACAGTTAAC
This portion of the Acyrthosiphon pisum isolate AL4f chromosome A1, pea_aphid_22Mar2018_4r6ur, whole genome shotgun sequence genome encodes:
- the LOC100302321 gene encoding uncharacterized protein LOC100302321, which translates into the protein MSSADRSISSGFPIRQWMKSKINDRYDLDQPSFSPEETDDSFFLVRYLKPDTVNQKRSDNTKNKSTEENLAEKTVQNLKNMPPALIVTETPEFKGHTLACQRFITNTCADAVAAASLGENITDPPKSLGIDDGFKSGASECGKSIVAMAHQMVSGRRAYQGRSSGPQDILVVGPSPSMLSKRRNSKSLPASPISSPPGSPRLMRKNPYFTAPFQEESSGDKHGSSWILSNLFSHRADSQEELSDKESKRFPKPLSSTNLSIKPKPTELREMNFWTPTSM